The Pyrus communis chromosome 5, drPyrComm1.1, whole genome shotgun sequence region GAATTATTCTTGGACACCAATGATCAAGGACGAACCCATAAGACGTGAACCACTGCCCTACCCAGCCATGGGACTTCCAGTTAAGCTTCATAAAAAATAACCATATAGAGTTCCGAGCCAAAAGACGCAACCTTAAGAGTCAAGTGATTAAGAGAATTCACTTTTAACTTATCACACGTCATTTTTTATCTTATCACACACTCCTATCTATTTATGAACATCAAGTTAAATGAGTCAGAAGTAAACTgcaaacataattaaataaaagtgtgTTGAAGGATAAAAAGAATGTATTTATCGTTTcccttttttatatataaaaggcATCATGCATGTGTTAATGCCATAATTTAGAGCTTTGATTTGTGCAAAGTCTTAGTCAATAGTCCATCATATGGGTCTTATTTGAGGGGATTGACCAAGTAAGCACCCACCCACATGCGGCCTTCCTTCAAGTGTCAACTTTCAACTACTATATCAATATTAGAGTactgtttttaattttgtcatGATTTTCTTGTGTTGTAATTATTTAACGTATGGGGACTTTATATGTCATGTCCAAAATCAAGATATTAAAGAGGTAGACACACAACGTGATGCAATCACTAGAATATACGTTGTTACTTTCGTAATTTAATAACTTCCAACCTACGTTATATATACGTTATATATCGTTACGATTAAATTAGAATTCAGCGATAGATCAAACTAAGAGATTGAATTTTCTTTATCAAACATGTTGAACCATAAGCTACTTTTCAGATGAATTTTTTAGTATCCTTGTTAAATTGTCACAGTGTTACATCTTTCAATGATAGAAAACGTATACGAAGAAAGAGTTGGGTTCCactttaaaatcaattagcAATATAAGGAGTAATCAAATCTCTTATAAGCTCATATAGGTCCCACCTTTCATCAACGGGGGATTCATATCAACCGTGTAAActcatcatttatatatatCACAACATATATGGACTCGTTTAGATGTGATTTTCAAATGACCGAAACTAGTTTtagcaaaaatatttttgaattttaaaaacactttaagtatttttttaataagcacttttttttattttttttctccagaatctacttaaatttttattacaaattagttcaaaaaaatatttttaccgtAAGAacttcaatcattttaaaaacggTTTAAAGTGAGTTCTATATTAGTAACAACATGCGACAAATACAACTTAACACTACGAAGCCTAACATATGCTATGACGGAGACACCCAATGATCCCAATTTAATGGGACACGACCTTAAATTAGCCATAGAAATATGTTGGGGTCGTACGGTCTGAGGCCAATGGAAAAAGCACAGGCCCCGTAATTCCAGGTGGATTTATTCTGTCTACGTGGATATATAAATCCCAAGAGCTACGCCAACGTGTCAATTCTCTCTGGATTCATTGGCCGAGCTTTCCACGGAGAGGATGTCCGGACTGTGCCAGCGTCCGAACTCCATGCACTTTCAACGCGCCACGTCTTCCCAGTCGCCAGGTGGGACCCTTCCACTCCACCCTTTTATTACAAAAAGGTCCAGCACCCTTGATCTGACAAGAAGTCATCACAGCCAACGGCCCAGATCAAAAGAATGCGGTCCACGCCAAGAATTCAAACCCCGCGTCCACGTGCACCGCGCGGGGACGGAGCATCCGAGCACGCGCCCGCTCATGCCGAACGAAATACCATTGGGAAATTCCGAATCGTCCCCCTTTTAACCGACTCTCCCGACTCTTTTGAGTCCAATCCGGACTCGGAAACGTGAAAATTATTTTCCAAACGTCAGTTTTGGATTTGGAATCCAACTTCGCCGCTCTTGGCCGCGTATATAAGAGAAACAGCTCGAGCTTCCACCATAGCAACAACCTGACTCGGATTCAAAGACGTCGGCGGCAAGAAAACGTTTTGGAAAACGTTTTCAGAAAACACTGGTTTTTGATCGGACGACGCAGTTTCTTCTGTGATTGCGAATGGCATCGGTTGGAATCCAATTCGGAGGAAATAACAGCGCCGTTCTTGATCACCGCCGTCAGAACGGTCTTTGCGTTTGCAGCCCTTCTTCCAATCGGAGCGTGTCGATGATCCGTGGATCCCGGGGGAAAAGAGGAAATTCGGTAGTGGCCATGGCGCGGGTGGGATTGGAGGCGGTGGGGCGGGAGCGAAGGGGCGGCGGTGGAAAAGAGAGCGAGGCTGCGGCGACTGCGTATGAGAAGTTGGACGCGTGGATGAGGGAGTCGGTGGTGGAGATAGTCCAGAATCTCCGGGAGGCGCCGCTGTTGGTCAATGTGTACGGGAGGAGTAGTACGGACGGTAGGCCGAGGCTGGAGACGGAGAAGCGGGTGGAGGAGGAGAATTGGGACGGGCTCAGACGTAAATGGGAGGCGGGAGTGGCGCCATTTCCCGACGGCGTTATCTTCGTCGAAGAACTGGACGACAATGATAACGGTGGCGGTGAGGGTAACGGTAAAGATGACGGAGGGGATGCGATCACGAAGGCGTGGGGGTTAGTGGTGCAGGGGAAGGGGAAGGAGAGTGGGCCCGCCTGTTACTTGTTGAAGACGAGTAAAGTGAATAACGGGTCGGGCTTCGGGCTCGGTATGGGCTTGGGCTGCACCCATTTCTGTTTGGTTCCGGTGAGCAGTTTCAGGGAGAAGGCCCAATCGCAGCTGAAGAATTGTTGGTTGTTGCAGGCCTAGGCCCAATAATGCTAATTCACATCCTCTCCAACTCATTTGTAAATTTATACCAAATTGATTGATCTCCTCCTAGAAGAAAGCAAGAAAAAAGGGATAATAATTCATTTAAGTTGAATCATTTAGTTCATGATTTATAATTGTACAACTTATCAAGAAGAGGGAAGCAATTTACTAGAAtctcgttttatttttttgtttgtttataagttttaattatatttgaatttacgggtttattcaattaagatttagGTTTTTCGTATTACTTTTTCTGAAGTGGCACTTTGAtctttttttaagttttgttcttCACCTAAGATGCTAAATTAAACTATTCAAAGTTGACAACAACTATATTTGTTGCCCATTCACGTTATGCTATGTAAAAATTGACATATCGGATATTTTGACATTTGCGTTGGAGATACTAAGCATTATTTGTGCTACAAGATTGGAATTATCTTACATTTGTGCAAGTGGTTTAAGGTCGACTAGACATGACcaataggatcctctccggatccttttggtgagaATGTCAAGTATTGTTTGTCTTTAATTTTGTCAAGtactatttgttttttaattttagggcagtgacattccaaaaatttcatttgtacAAAGtatagagtgtagaatgaaatttttggaatgtcaataacaaattcttaattttaaataaaaatatttaaaataatttcataccgtacgatgtacgacgAATATATATGATtccaagatcctcacaaagagaatcggGATTCTGGACATGACTTGTGTTGTTTGTGACTTTACTTGCTGCAATTGGTGATGCGTTGTACTAATATTTGATAACTATGGAATGCTTTTGAGATATTGTGGATCATATCGCTAGCCCTTTCCCTTATCCGAACATTaatgcattatttttttttaccaaaaaataaaaaatattatattgtcTTTTCTTTGCGTGTTTATACAGATCTCTTGATTTTCCCGTAATCAACAATGTAATTTTTGCCATTATTTGTTGAACAACACATGTTTCTGtataattttgggttttaattCTTGAGCTTGGGTGGTCAATTTGAATTTTTCGCAATCAATCAATTTTAGTATTTTGTACTTTATCAGTTTggatttttgtatttattgatAATCCGGATAGAGAAGTTTCATCATGAAATGATGAATTATTGATCATTTTGTCTTGTATAAGGAATGATGAATTATTCtaaattactataatttttttgGGAGAAGATTCGAATTTGAGTTCAATTTGACAGATATACTGACTTTACCAACTGATCTAACTCACAAATATATTTGTTTTGAGAATTATTTAATACAGTCTAATTAAGGTTTCTAAATACACAATTTGAGGTAAAATTATAAAGTTGTGATGCAAATAGTCCTAATTATAAAGTTGTGATGCAAATAGTCCTAATTATATTCCACCGTGTTAAGTAGAATCATATCTACCAGGAGGCTAATTTCGTTGCGGATTCCATTGCTAATGTCAACCTATCCATTTCCAACATGCATGATGCACCTTTGGGATAGGTCTATCCTTCTTGTTGCTTCTCGTGCTTCGTTATTTGATTGTAATGACACTGGTTGTAGTAGATGTTTGTCTCTTTGAATGAAGTTTTATTCAttaaagaaaaaccaaacattaccCCAACACAAGATTACATGATTAATTATTGTGACCAGCTATCCATGCAACCAAATAATCCTCAATCTGAAACGCGTGGGGAAATCATGATGATTCCCCCTTTTGGGCCCAAACCAAATAGAGATCCCTTCGCTTCCAAAACcttttgtttgaatttgaaaACGCCCCACATTGTTTGTAGAAATTGATAATCTCTGGATCTCTTTCTCCTAATCCACTAAATTAGAAAATATGTgctgttaaaatttgatccaacagctataAATAGGGGTTCCCTTTAAGTTATAGTAACTTTAGCCGTTAGAATCCCTATTTGTAactgttaaatcaaatttcaacacaaGGATTCTTTGGTGGATTGTTGTTTTTCGTTGTTTAATCCTAAAAGCTTCGTCCCTaatcacaatttaaaacaaacAACATTTGTGTCGCCGCAGTCAGCAGCGAGAGAGGGCGCGCTCTTCTctgcaaaaattcaaatttgataatTATCGAAATcgaattaataataaaaatacccACCAGAGATCTGTCCTCCTACGCGCCCCCAatcaaaaaccctaaccccACCAACCCCTCTTCCCTCCCAATCCGAATTTCTTGATTTCTCATCAGAAGAACGAAGACTGGTCGTTTTGGGATAAACCCTTTTTGTTTAGGGTtggaaagttttcaaatttcgcGCCCATGTGATAAATTTTCCAGTTCTTGCAAAGGGGTCGGTCTGAAAGTTTCGTTTTTGAATTGGGTTCGAAGGTTATGGAGAATCCATGCGATTCGGGAAGAGTTTCGGACGGGTCGGCCCCGGTTCCCAGATTCGATTCaaaggttttatttttatttattttttaatcctgCGCTCAGttaaaatttttagaatttatgTTCTCcgtttgattcattttattggGTTTTTAATATCTGGGTCGTTTTAGATTGCTGGGGAGAAGCGAATCAGTACTGAGATGGGACAAGAACGTGAGCTGGGTCCTCGCAAACGGGCGAAAATGCGAGATCTTATGACGGTGTCCCGGTCCGAAGGtaagttattttaaattttttaaatttcttgttGCTGTATCGATTTCCTTGGTGTTGAATGTTGTCTCCCTTTtcatgtatgttttttttttttttttttagcaaaaattGGCGCTTAAAATGTTATTTCGTGAATCTATTAAGTTTTTATGTTTCGTGTGCTTTGATTGTGCTGTACAAATTGTTCAATTACAAGTAGTTGTGCAAATTGCACTCAGTTTACAGGTCAGAGTTTAATGCATTTGAAACCCAATGAAAGGTATTATTTATCTGAGATGTCCAAGGATTTAAGTTGTAAGTAGCTTCATTGGATTTGCATTTGGATTGTATTTGAAAATCATTTGTGAATTTGTTACTTCATGAGTTTGTTTTGGCTTGCGATTTGGAGTGGTTTTGGGGGTTCAGTGCTTAACTCTTACCCTTTATGCCACAGGAATTCATACCGATAATTCAACATTGTTGGAAAACATGGAATCAATTGATCAATTTCGATCTGCTGATGAAAAGATGTCTCAAGTTACCGAAGTTCCTATAACTTTGGGTGTTGATGCATCCCAAGCAGGAAAATCTTGGAGTAAAACATTGTCAGTACCAGTCAATCCTGCATCTACACTTGATCTCAATACTGATGCGTGCATTGCCAAAAGTAGGGTTCTGGACAACAGTCAGCAATGCACCGAGAGTTTTGAGAAGTCCACCTTGCTTAGGGATTGGAGTAAATGTGAAAAGGCGAAAGGTATTGGATTGGATCTCAACGCAGAAGATGTTACGATTTTAGAAAAGCAAGATCCATTTTATCCTTATAAAAGCACCAATTCCTTGAAGGCAAGAGCTGCCTCTGAATGTGGGAGTTGCACTGGCCCATTGGAAGAGAAAGATCCAATGAAAGTGTGGAAGGAGATGAAGCAAAATGGTTTCCTATCATCCACTCATGGAGGCATACCGGTGCCAAAACCGCGTCCTAAGAAGACTACAAAAGATGAGGTCAAGAAGAAGATGGAACTCGCAAAGAAGGAACAAGTGGACAGGTTTGCGAAAATTGCTGCTCCAAGTGGACTGCTCAATGACCTGAACCCTGGGATTATCAACCATGTCAGGAACAGAAAACAGGTTCGTTCAATAATAGAGTCGCTTGTAAAATTAGAAAGACTGGAGAATGACCGCCTGGGaaacaagcaaacaaacaatccaaaaaGTGGAACTAGTGAAATTTGCAACAGGAAGGACATTGAAAATATGAATGATTCCAGGATACATTTCTCTCACGAATATCAGCTTCCAGATACTGCCTATGATGGCAGGCAGCATACAAGAGGGGATGTTGAACAAACCACAATAGAGAGGCTTAGTGGTAAAAATCTTGTGTCACACTCCATTCCTGAAAGAGAGGAAGATTCTCTATCATTGAAGTTGGCGTCATCAATGCAGGCACCCGAGGATGACAGCCCATTGTCTAACGAGGAAACATCATCCTATCTCTCTATTAAAGGTCAGTTTTTTAACTCTTTATCTCGAATGTTTAGTACTATAAGTGATCTAAGTAgttgttaatcaataattaagtgTTGTGATAGCTGATATTATTtatttcctctttcttttgCAGCTGCTACCATTGCTTCTCAGTGGTTGGGACTTATTCTTCTTGACGTCAGAGGACGTCTTGCAGGTAATGCTCTATCTGTAATATCAATAGTAGATCTTGTTGATGGGGCCTGTTTTTATAagtaatttattttgtaaactGCAGCATTGCGACGCAGTAGGAAGAGAGTACGAGATGTTATAACTACAGATTTGCCATCATTGCTGGCAAAAGAATTTTCATCTGATCAGGAGAACGATCCTCAGATTGCGAAAAATTCTGCCTGTGGATTTTCCAGATGTGCTATTGCAGACATGCATCGAGCAAGATGGATTCCACTGTTTGAGCAAATGGATAAAGCACTTTCTGAAGAAGAGGAACAGCTTGTGAGTGTTAAAAAGAAACCTTGAATTCATTTCATTGTTTGTTTATCTCTCGCTTTTTCTTATAGAACATGCTGGTTTTAAATTTCAGGAAGGTTGGTCAAACCAAGTAAAAGAAATGCAGCTTCACTGTGACCAGGGCCTGCAACTTGTCCAATGGAACGCTGCTTCTGGCATTCAACATTTCGGAACATCTGAAAATAATTCCAGGTATACGTTTGCTTTCACAAATCTAAGTCGAGTTCTTCGAAAAATTGCTTAGAAGTTAGATTGTAACTCATGATTCTAAACTAAAGCAAATTTGGTTTTTCTCatcatttatctttttgtttgtcTTGCAGACCACTGATATTGGATAACTCAGAGAGGGCACTAGCTGTTAGGGCTGCTGCAGCTTCAATTTACTCGACTTGCAACTTCCTGTTGTCGACAAATGTACCATGTTTCTGACCTTTGCTGTACTGCAGTTTTTCCTCCCTTCAATCTTTGTCTAATTTAGTTGATTAGGTTCGCGAGGCTATGTTCATCGAATATTTGGGTCTGTAACATTAGAATGGAGGTCGTATGTCATCTGCCGGCTGTTATCTAGAGTTGCAGAATACTGACGAGTCTTGAGATTTTTCGTTTCGTTTTCAGATTACGACTAGTTGTCTAATATCAGGTTATTTTGAATTCACTCCTTGTTGGCTGAATTCCGCATCAATCTGTAACATCTTACAGTTTGTTGCCAATGATATGAATTGTAAATCACAGGGGGTGCCCTTGCAGACGTTGATTAGCCCAATTGGCCAAAACAGTATGCTCGCCTGTTGCACCAAAGCTTGAAATCCCGTCCCCGTATTTGAGTACTTCCAAATTTCATTTACAAATAAGATGTAACAATACGATCAATTATACAACTTCGCTTGTTCAGATGCCCTTGTGCTTTAATTTCATGTCTCAAGTAATTTATTTCGCAGAGTTGGTCAGAAAAATCGTTAACTTGGTTGTTATGGAACTAAagccaaaaataagaaaaagccGAGATTCGAGCAAAAGATAGCCTAGTCAACGATTTTTCTAACCAATTTGACAGAACGAGGTAACATCGGACACGAAACGAAATGCTAATTTTATCTTCCAAATCCTCGGACGGGCTGTACCTACGTCGAGTTTAGAAAGCAAAACATAAACATCGGATGTCACCGGGATCCCACAGACCAAAAATGATTTATATGAACCTTCAAAGTTTTACACAGGATTCAAAAACAACATTGCTCAACATAAAGAAAAATGGATTCATATATTTACAATCTAAATTCACAATTCTAGAGCTTCCCTCGGAGCAGTTGTGACAAGGCTTCTATAATTTACAACGCCGGAAACAGAGGCaaaaatttaaacaacaaaGTTGTGTTATAACGTGGTATATTGCCAACGAAGTATTTCGGCCTAGAGCCAGTTAGGTGCCATCTTGCTCGACATTGGCTTGGATGTTGGGTCGTTGGATACCTTGGCAAGGGAGCGATACTGCAATTTTACGCTCTCTGCATTATCCAATGTCTTTACCACATA contains the following coding sequences:
- the LOC137734826 gene encoding uncharacterized protein, with product MASVGIQFGGNNSAVLDHRRQNGLCVCSPSSNRSVSMIRGSRGKRGNSVVAMARVGLEAVGRERRGGGGKESEAAATAYEKLDAWMRESVVEIVQNLREAPLLVNVYGRSSTDGRPRLETEKRVEEENWDGLRRKWEAGVAPFPDGVIFVEELDDNDNGGGEGNGKDDGGDAITKAWGLVVQGKGKESGPACYLLKTSKVNNGSGFGLGMGLGCTHFCLVPVSSFREKAQSQLKNCWLLQA
- the LOC137734864 gene encoding uncharacterized protein gives rise to the protein MENPCDSGRVSDGSAPVPRFDSKIAGEKRISTEMGQERELGPRKRAKMRDLMTVSRSEGIHTDNSTLLENMESIDQFRSADEKMSQVTEVPITLGVDASQAGKSWSKTLSVPVNPASTLDLNTDACIAKSRVLDNSQQCTESFEKSTLLRDWSKCEKAKGIGLDLNAEDVTILEKQDPFYPYKSTNSLKARAASECGSCTGPLEEKDPMKVWKEMKQNGFLSSTHGGIPVPKPRPKKTTKDEVKKKMELAKKEQVDRFAKIAAPSGLLNDLNPGIINHVRNRKQVRSIIESLVKLERLENDRLGNKQTNNPKSGTSEICNRKDIENMNDSRIHFSHEYQLPDTAYDGRQHTRGDVEQTTIERLSGKNLVSHSIPEREEDSLSLKLASSMQAPEDDSPLSNEETSSYLSIKAATIASQWLGLILLDVRGRLAALRRSRKRVRDVITTDLPSLLAKEFSSDQENDPQIAKNSACGFSRCAIADMHRARWIPLFEQMDKALSEEEEQLEGWSNQVKEMQLHCDQGLQLVQWNAASGIQHFGTSENNSRPLILDNSERALAVRAAAASIYSTCNFLLSTNVPCF